Proteins from one Dysgonomonas sp. HDW5A genomic window:
- a CDS encoding polysaccharide biosynthesis/export family protein, protein MKHLSGNFTSLLLFFIIVFSSCNSYKQLPYLKDAGEISPEILSTSVHEAKIMPNDIISITVNSTVPGAAVDFNLPLVPTNLSSPLQTTIAPSTANSGGLQNYMVNKDGKIDFPVLGTLKVGGMTTNEVQDYLVSLIYPRYIVEKPIVNVRFLNFEVSVLGEVNKPGVYNSQNGQITIFDALAEAGDMTIYGKRDNVLLLRTLESGETVMYRINMQDKNLLKNENIFYMQQNDKLYVETNKAKGNNSSFGTMQSIGLSALSIIVSVISVVAILTR, encoded by the coding sequence ATGAAACATTTATCCGGAAATTTTACTTCTTTGCTACTCTTTTTTATTATTGTCTTTAGTTCCTGTAATAGTTATAAACAACTACCTTATTTGAAAGATGCAGGAGAAATTTCTCCCGAGATATTATCTACCTCTGTGCATGAAGCCAAGATCATGCCTAATGATATAATCAGCATCACGGTCAACTCTACAGTACCCGGTGCCGCAGTTGATTTTAATTTGCCATTAGTGCCAACCAATCTGAGTAGTCCTTTACAAACTACCATTGCTCCGTCAACTGCCAATTCAGGAGGCTTACAAAATTATATGGTAAACAAAGACGGAAAAATAGACTTCCCCGTATTAGGAACGCTAAAAGTTGGAGGAATGACAACGAATGAAGTGCAGGACTACTTGGTTTCGCTTATTTATCCCCGCTATATCGTCGAAAAACCAATTGTAAATGTAAGATTCTTAAATTTTGAAGTTTCTGTTCTTGGAGAAGTAAATAAACCCGGAGTATATAATTCCCAAAATGGGCAAATAACCATTTTTGATGCCCTTGCCGAAGCCGGAGATATGACTATTTATGGTAAGAGAGATAATGTATTGCTGCTAAGAACACTTGAAAGTGGAGAAACAGTTATGTACAGAATAAATATGCAGGATAAAAATCTGTTGAAAAACGAAAATATATTCTATATGCAGCAAAACGATAAACTTTATGTAGAGACAAATAAAGCTAAAGGAAACAATTCGAGCTTTGGTACTATGCAATCAATAGGACTATCCGCCTTGTCTATCATCGTATCTGTTATATCAGTTGTAGCCATCTTAACCCGTTGA
- the istB gene encoding IS21-like element helper ATPase IstB encodes MNNRTLEKLRQMRLYGMHDAFKTSLENTLKEQMTKDQFIFHLVSSEWDNRRNRAIERAIKAANFHYNACLEDIDYSFERGLDRNQVDLLAALEFVRDSKDMLITGPTGTGKSYLATALGYKACQDGYRVFYASTAKLMSQLKIVKVKGTILNDFKRIERTDLLILDDFAMQTFDSQSRGILMDIIEDRHQKRATVITSQMPVKAWHDTIGEKTVADAILDRLVHHSLRVELYGESIRKRKTKNESSFQ; translated from the coding sequence ATGAATAATCGAACATTAGAAAAACTACGTCAGATGCGTCTATACGGGATGCACGATGCTTTTAAGACATCATTGGAAAATACACTAAAAGAGCAGATGACAAAAGACCAGTTTATCTTCCATTTAGTATCCAGTGAATGGGATAATCGTCGAAACAGGGCTATTGAAAGAGCCATTAAGGCAGCCAACTTCCACTATAATGCTTGCCTGGAAGATATAGATTATAGCTTCGAGCGCGGACTGGACCGTAATCAGGTGGACCTCCTGGCGGCCCTCGAATTTGTCAGAGATAGTAAAGACATGCTTATAACAGGACCTACAGGAACCGGGAAAAGTTATTTAGCCACAGCTTTAGGCTATAAGGCCTGTCAGGATGGATACAGGGTATTTTACGCCAGTACCGCTAAACTTATGAGTCAATTAAAGATAGTCAAGGTAAAAGGAACAATCTTAAATGATTTTAAGCGAATAGAAAGAACTGATCTGTTAATCCTCGATGACTTTGCCATGCAAACCTTCGATTCGCAGTCCAGAGGAATACTAATGGATATCATAGAAGACAGGCATCAAAAACGAGCAACGGTGATCACTTCACAGATGCCGGTAAAGGCATGGCATGATACAATCGGGGAAAAGACTGTCGCTGACGCAATCCTGGATAGACTGGTACACCATTCTTTAAGAGTTGAATTGTACGGAGAATCAATCAGAAAAAGAAAAACAAAGAATGAAAGCAGCTTCCAATGA